AGCCGTCATTATTTTCAATTAGTTCCAGAAAAATAGTTTTTTCTATTTCATAACAAATTAAATCTTCATATACTTTAAAAGAGTTATTTGTTTTTCCGTATATTAATGAGTTGGCATCAAAAGAGTCTTGATAGTGGTAGTCAACTAATATTTCATCTTCTTTATACTCATGAACGATACCTTTTATAATTACAAAAAAGTGATTAGGAATATTTTCAGGAGTAATTAAAACTTCATCTTTAGGATAATAAGCAATATCCATATGTCTAATACATTTATCCATTTGTTCTTCTGTTAAAAGTTCAAAAGGATGAATGTTTGATAAAAAAGATTTTTGATCACGAAGACTCATAAATTTTCCTTAGATAATATTCATTTATAATATAGAAATTATAGTATAAATGAATATTAAAAGAAAAGCCAACCCAAAAGGGTTGACTTTAGAACTTTTATTTTAGTGGTCGTGAGCCGCTCCAACATTATTTGGAAGTCTGATTGACTCAACTAACTCTTGAACTTCTTGAGGTGGTTCAGGAGTCATTCTAGATACAACAAATGCTACAATTAAGTGTAAAAGTGTACCTATTGTACCAATTCCTGTAGGAGCAATTCCTAAGAAATAATCTTCAGGTTTTCCACCTAGGAATACAAAGTAAATGATATATCCGAATGTGAAGAATAAACCAGTTAAAATACCAGCAATTGCACCTTCTTTATTCATTCTTTTATCAAATACACCAAGAATAATTGTTGGGAAGAATGCCGCTGCTGCTAAACCGAATGCAAAAGCAACAACTTGTGCAACAAATCCTGGAGGGTTAATTCCTAGATATCCAGCAACACATATTGCAACAACTGCTGAGATTCTTGCCCACATTAATTCTGTTTTTTCATTTAATTTAGATTTTCCAGTTTCTGGATCTCTAAATATTACTTGTCCCATAAGGTCATGTGAAATAGCTGAAGCAATTACAAGTAATAAACCTGCTGCTGTAGATAATGCTGCTGCAAGACCCCCTGCTGCGATGAATGCAATTACCCAATTTGGTAAGTTAGCAATCTCTGGGTTAGCAAGTACCATAATATCTCTATCAACATATAACTCATTTTCAATTTTACCTGTATTTTGACTTGGTATAGCATTAGTAGTAACTCTTTCTCCATGCTCACCAATTTTTTCACCATCAAATGCAGGTTTACCTTTAGGTCCTTCAAATGCTGCATCAGGAGCATATTGAATTTTTCCATCACCATTTCTATCTGCCCAAGCTAATAATCCACCTTGTTCCCAAGTAGTAAACCAAGAACCATTGTTTGGAGTACCATCAGCATGTTTTAATTCACCATTTACAAAGGCTTTATATTCAACATTTTGAACATTTTTAATTAAGTTTAATCTACCAATTGCAGCAACTGAAGAAGCAGTTGTATACATAATAGCAATGAATAATAATGCCCATCCAGCAGAAATTCTAGCATCTCTAACAGTTGGAACTGTAAAGAATCTAACAATAACGTGTGGAAGACCAGCAGTACCAAGCATTAAAGCTGTAGTTAACATAAACATATTCCATAAATTACCTGGTTCAGTATATGCTTTGAATCCTAAATCTGTAATGGCTGTATCAAGCGCATGCAGTAAATAGGTTCCTTCAGGAATCGTTTTTACTCCATCATGGAATTCAAATGTAGTTTGACCAAATAATGCTAATTGTGGTAAAAATGTATCAGTAACTTGTAATGATAAGAAAATTGCAGGAATTAAATATGCAAAAATCATAACAATATACTGTGCAACTTGTGTATACGTAATACCTTTCATCCCCCCAAGTACAGAGTAAATAAATACAATACCCATACCAATAAGAACACCTGTATTTACATCAACTTGTAAGAATCTTGAGAATACAATACCAACACCTCTCATTTGTCCTGCAACATATGTAAATGAAACGAAAATTACAGCAACAACAGCAACTGTTCTTGCAATATTTGAGTAATATCTATCCCCTACAAAATCAGGAACAGTAAATTTACCAAATTTTCTTAAATAAGGTGCTAGTAACATAGCAAGTAGAACATATCCACCTGTCCAACCCATTAAATAAGCACTTGCATCAGAACCTTTAAATGCAATAATACCTGCCATTGAAATAAATGAAGCAGCTGACATCCAGTCTGCAGCAGTTGCCATACCATTTGCTACAGGGTGAACACCACCACCAGCAACATAGAAATCTTTAGTAGAACCTGCTTTTGCCCAAAGTGCAATACCAATATAAATTGCAAATGAAATACCTACAAATAGGTAAATTAATGATTGTAATTCCATTTTAATATCTCCTATTCGTGTACATCATATTTTTCGTCAATTGCTGTCATTTTTGCAACATATACAAAAATTAAAATTACGAAAACATATATTGACCCTTGTTGGGCAAACCAGAATCCTAATTTAACACCACTAATTTCAATAGTATTAAGTTCATTTATGAATAAAATTCCACAACCGAAAGAAACGATAAACCAAACTACTAATAATTTAAGAATAGTAGAAATATTTTCTTTCCAATAAGCTTGAGCTTTTTCTGGACTCATATGTACTCCTTTTTAAGTTTTACAAAAAGAATAAATCTTTTTAGTAATTCAACATTGTAAGTATAATAACAGTTTGTAGCAAAAAGGTAGCAATTGAAAAAAAATTATAAAAAAATTTATATTTCGTAGGATTAACGTAGCAAAAAGGCTTTAGATAAGCCTTTTTTAGGTAGTTTCTAAACTGAATAAAATCTATCGATTTTGTAGCCTAAACCTCTAATATTTTTAATAAAATCCTCTTTTAGAGCTTTTTTAAGTCTTGATATTTCTGCTCTTATTGTAGGATTATCAATATTTTCCCCTCCCCAGATGTCAATTCTAAATCTTTCAAAGTCAACAATCATATTAATATTAAGGGCTAAAATATGGATAATATCCAATTGTTTTTTAGTTAAAGTTTGTGGTTCAGAGTTAAAATATAGAGTTTTTTCACTCTTAGAGTAAGAATAATTCTCTGAAAATCTTATATGAGAAGTGTTACTTTGGTCTTTTTTTAAGATTTGATTTATTTTTATTCCTAACTCTTCTAAATGAAAAGGTTTCTTTATATATTCTCTACAACCTAAATCATATGCTTTTGTAATATCTTCTATATCTAAAAGAGCAGATATATAAATTGTAGGAATATAGATTTTTTGATTATTCAATTCTTCTAATATTTGAAAACCATTCTTTTTAGGTACATTAATATCTAAGATTAATAAATCATAAGAAGAATCTACATGTTCAATTACTTCTTCACCATCAGTAAAACTTTCAACCATATGACCAATATCCTTTAAATATTCAGATATTGTATTATTTAACATTAGTTCATCTTCAAGTAGTAGTATTTTCATTTATTTTAAACCTATAAGTGAATTTTGTATATTTCTCATTGGAATCTAAATCAATTATAACTAAATTTTTATCACATATTTCTTTTACTATTCTAAGGCCCAGGCCAAAGCCACCCCTTGAATCATTTTCTCTATAAAAATCACTAAAAATCTTATTAGTGTCTTCGATTTTTTCTGAATTTGTTTTAACAGAGAATTTAATTATATCTTCATCTAAATATGAAAGTTTAATATAAATAGGTGATTTTGCTTTTGAATATTTAATTGAGTTTGATATATTGTTATCTACTATTCTTTGCAATTCTGTTTTATTGAATTTTATATATATATCTTCTTCTATATTACTTACAAAATATAAGTCATTTGCAATTGCAATACTATCAAAGAAGTTTAGTCTTTCAATTAAATAGGCTGAAAAGTTTATATACTCTTTAGGGTATTCAACTCTATCTTTTTTTATTAAATATGATAGGTCATCATAAATATATTGAATTATTTTTGTTCCACTTTCTATATTTGATATATATTTGTTATTTGGAGTATGCCTTTTTAATAGGTCTATATTTGTTCTTATAATGGCTAAAGGAGTATTTACTTCATGTACAGAATTTTTAAGAAATTTTTTTTGTGATTCAAGTAAATTACTTAGTTCTTTTGTTTGTTCATTTACTTTCTCTTCTAGATGGGTATTTAGTCCTTGTAGCATTTGATTTTTATCTTTTATACTATGCATTGCATCATATGCATAGTTTGCAATAACTTTAAACTCTCCAAATATTAATCTATTTTGACTTATTCTTGTATCTGATTTTTGGGTTTCCTTTAAGTATTTACCAATTTCTTTAACATCATTAACTATAAGAATAGTTGCATTTTTATAAATAAAGATAGAATATAAGACAAGCATAATTGTTAATGATAAAATTTGAAGGATATAGTTTGATATTTTTTCATCATGCTCTTTTCTTTTTGTTTTAATTACTTCATCTATTTCATCTAAGTAGATTCCTCTTCCTATTGTCCAATTCCAAGGCTTGTATGATAAAGCATAAGATATTTTAAGAGCTTCTTTTTTTAATTGGGGTTTATACCAAATATATTTGACAAAACCACCTTTGTCTTTTTTTGAAATATCAATTAGTTCTTTTATAACTTTTTTCCCACTGGGGTCTTTAAATTCATATAAATTTTTCCCTATAT
This genomic interval from Halarcobacter mediterraneus contains the following:
- a CDS encoding sensor histidine kinase, whose translation is MIRAKSLYHLILYSIIFIVFLTSSFTFIIINNAFDDFDEKIKIIKDNYYAKQKDLIQADIKRTLKFIHYYHTTYKNIKSEEKIKKDILHAIETMRDKTNLNDYAFIYDFEGTSIYYPILEENIGKNLYEFKDPSGKKVIKELIDISKKDKGGFVKYIWYKPQLKKEALKISYALSYKPWNWTIGRGIYLDEIDEVIKTKRKEHDEKISNYILQILSLTIMLVLYSIFIYKNATILIVNDVKEIGKYLKETQKSDTRISQNRLIFGEFKVIANYAYDAMHSIKDKNQMLQGLNTHLEEKVNEQTKELSNLLESQKKFLKNSVHEVNTPLAIIRTNIDLLKRHTPNNKYISNIESGTKIIQYIYDDLSYLIKKDRVEYPKEYINFSAYLIERLNFFDSIAIANDLYFVSNIEEDIYIKFNKTELQRIVDNNISNSIKYSKAKSPIYIKLSYLDEDIIKFSVKTNSEKIEDTNKIFSDFYRENDSRGGFGLGLRIVKEICDKNLVIIDLDSNEKYTKFTYRFKINENTTT
- a CDS encoding response regulator transcription factor — protein: MKILLLEDELMLNNTISEYLKDIGHMVESFTDGEEVIEHVDSSYDLLILDINVPKKNGFQILEELNNQKIYIPTIYISALLDIEDITKAYDLGCREYIKKPFHLEELGIKINQILKKDQSNTSHIRFSENYSYSKSEKTLYFNSEPQTLTKKQLDIIHILALNINMIVDFERFRIDIWGGENIDNPTIRAEISRLKKALKEDFIKNIRGLGYKIDRFYSV
- a CDS encoding DUF4212 domain-containing protein, with product MSPEKAQAYWKENISTILKLLVVWFIVSFGCGILFINELNTIEISGVKLGFWFAQQGSIYVFVILIFVYVAKMTAIDEKYDVHE
- a CDS encoding sodium:solute symporter family protein; amino-acid sequence: MELQSLIYLFVGISFAIYIGIALWAKAGSTKDFYVAGGGVHPVANGMATAADWMSAASFISMAGIIAFKGSDASAYLMGWTGGYVLLAMLLAPYLRKFGKFTVPDFVGDRYYSNIARTVAVVAVIFVSFTYVAGQMRGVGIVFSRFLQVDVNTGVLIGMGIVFIYSVLGGMKGITYTQVAQYIVMIFAYLIPAIFLSLQVTDTFLPQLALFGQTTFEFHDGVKTIPEGTYLLHALDTAITDLGFKAYTEPGNLWNMFMLTTALMLGTAGLPHVIVRFFTVPTVRDARISAGWALLFIAIMYTTASSVAAIGRLNLIKNVQNVEYKAFVNGELKHADGTPNNGSWFTTWEQGGLLAWADRNGDGKIQYAPDAAFEGPKGKPAFDGEKIGEHGERVTTNAIPSQNTGKIENELYVDRDIMVLANPEIANLPNWVIAFIAAGGLAAALSTAAGLLLVIASAISHDLMGQVIFRDPETGKSKLNEKTELMWARISAVVAICVAGYLGINPPGFVAQVVAFAFGLAAAAFFPTIILGVFDKRMNKEGAIAGILTGLFFTFGYIIYFVFLGGKPEDYFLGIAPTGIGTIGTLLHLIVAFVVSRMTPEPPQEVQELVESIRLPNNVGAAHDH